One genomic region from Alteromonas pelagimontana encodes:
- a CDS encoding TonB-dependent receptor: MTFAKIFTKTPLSIAITTAILVSGNVQAQASKTGTDQDVEVIEVRANSYADSLSKALMLKQHSAGAVDTILAEDIADFPDQNLAEALQRIPGVAVSREAGEGREITVRGLNSTFTRVQLNGMQAQSLAAGTGGVRTSRGFDFNVFASELFNQLSVYKTTSAELEEGSLGATVGLRTARPFDYNENVFAFNGQASYNDQSEEYNPRVSGLASFVNEDNTIGFLMSASFSERFVNNEGVDTGRWETDDFGACSACETEADLTAVRNAWHPRFPRYAERTHEQERTGVTASLQFIPGDNTTVSFDALYSNIQSTRNEPFMEAISLARTGATGVDQSNVTAYRIDDQNTMYAATIADVDMRSEYFVADWESDFTQFSMNLEHDFTDTLSADILIGTSKSKLKNRESTVVYEHFSDNDERKMLNYADNSSAVTYDFTDMLNPILNYSFDTADPANWEVSEFRDRLYDAESTNDNARIDLSYLFNDAITLKAGATYKEYSYEIEGFRSDAALADVDQNDGEVDGSACGIGSEITAGDGSVVSHGGQTFFMANSDQVDNFIASGCWPYEVYAGDTRSVTEESMGYFAQADFNYDIGERVLRGNAGVRYVKTDLSSTGIVNTEIRTVEHDYTDTLPSVNLAYELSDELILRASWAKVMTRPNLGTLNPGGSVGIFGDPKVSYGNPYIDPFRADATDFAVEWYFDEGALLSLAYFIKDIKSLPTSETVTMTWPETGLPDSLLSSQYDDLIDEEFQVSRTVNGEGGDLDGFEIQYQQPLTFLPGPDWVRKFGILANLTFVDSEMTYGEGRVGPLTGQSDESANLTLYWEDDVFSARISTAYRSEFYTDLSSSDTDKWRQIDGATYVDFSASYNVSENLKLTLEGINLTDETTAEYMDPSVMRIVTEQITGRQYFLGVSYRM, encoded by the coding sequence ATGACGTTTGCCAAAATATTTACCAAAACGCCTTTAAGTATCGCTATCACCACAGCAATACTGGTTTCAGGCAATGTTCAGGCGCAAGCGAGCAAGACCGGTACAGACCAGGATGTAGAAGTCATTGAAGTAAGGGCGAACAGCTACGCTGACAGCTTATCCAAAGCGTTGATGTTAAAGCAGCATTCTGCAGGCGCTGTGGATACTATTCTTGCTGAAGATATTGCCGATTTCCCTGATCAAAACCTGGCTGAAGCTTTGCAGAGAATTCCCGGCGTGGCGGTCAGTCGTGAAGCCGGAGAGGGGCGGGAAATCACCGTTCGCGGGCTTAACTCCACATTCACTCGCGTGCAACTTAACGGCATGCAGGCGCAGTCCCTGGCTGCAGGTACCGGTGGGGTGCGCACCAGCCGCGGTTTTGACTTCAACGTTTTCGCTTCCGAGCTTTTCAATCAACTTAGCGTTTATAAGACGACATCTGCTGAATTAGAGGAAGGCTCTCTTGGCGCTACGGTAGGGCTTCGTACCGCTCGACCCTTTGACTACAATGAAAATGTATTTGCTTTCAATGGTCAGGCTTCCTACAACGACCAGTCTGAAGAATATAACCCCAGAGTCTCAGGCTTAGCGAGTTTTGTTAATGAAGATAATACCATCGGCTTTCTTATGTCGGCGTCTTTTTCAGAACGGTTTGTTAATAACGAAGGAGTTGACACCGGTCGATGGGAAACTGATGATTTTGGGGCATGTTCGGCTTGCGAAACCGAAGCCGATCTTACCGCAGTACGTAACGCATGGCACCCTCGTTTTCCTCGTTACGCTGAAAGAACTCACGAACAAGAGCGCACTGGCGTAACTGCGTCCTTACAGTTTATTCCCGGTGATAATACCACCGTGTCCTTCGACGCCCTTTACTCTAATATCCAGTCCACCAGAAACGAGCCATTTATGGAGGCAATATCATTGGCCCGGACCGGTGCTACAGGTGTTGATCAATCAAACGTTACTGCCTACCGAATTGATGATCAGAACACCATGTATGCCGCCACCATTGCCGACGTTGACATGCGTTCGGAGTATTTTGTCGCCGATTGGGAATCAGATTTCACCCAGTTCAGTATGAATCTGGAGCATGACTTCACCGATACATTGAGCGCTGATATTTTGATAGGAACGTCAAAATCAAAGTTAAAAAACCGTGAAAGCACCGTAGTCTACGAGCACTTTTCTGACAACGATGAGCGTAAGATGCTGAACTACGCTGATAACAGTTCAGCAGTGACTTACGATTTCACTGATATGTTAAACCCGATATTAAATTACAGCTTTGATACCGCAGACCCAGCGAATTGGGAAGTCTCCGAATTTCGTGATCGTCTTTACGACGCAGAATCTACCAACGACAATGCACGTATAGATTTATCCTATCTTTTTAATGATGCGATAACATTAAAAGCCGGTGCAACTTACAAAGAGTACTCGTACGAAATTGAAGGCTTTCGTTCTGATGCTGCGCTAGCCGACGTTGACCAAAATGACGGCGAAGTTGATGGTAGCGCTTGTGGCATCGGTTCTGAAATAACCGCTGGCGACGGCAGTGTCGTCAGCCACGGTGGCCAAACTTTTTTTATGGCGAATTCTGATCAAGTTGATAACTTCATAGCAAGTGGTTGCTGGCCATATGAGGTTTATGCAGGAGATACGCGCTCAGTTACTGAAGAAAGTATGGGGTATTTTGCGCAAGCAGATTTCAACTATGACATCGGCGAGAGAGTTTTGCGCGGTAACGCCGGAGTTCGTTACGTAAAAACTGATCTCAGCTCTACCGGTATAGTGAATACTGAAATACGCACTGTTGAACATGATTATACCGACACATTGCCCTCTGTTAACTTAGCGTATGAGCTAAGTGACGAGCTAATCTTACGTGCAAGCTGGGCAAAAGTAATGACTCGACCAAACCTGGGTACGCTCAATCCTGGCGGTAGCGTTGGAATATTTGGTGACCCTAAAGTGAGCTACGGCAATCCTTATATCGACCCTTTTCGCGCTGATGCTACGGACTTTGCGGTTGAGTGGTATTTTGATGAAGGCGCATTGTTATCGCTGGCCTATTTTATTAAAGATATTAAGTCTCTCCCCACTTCAGAAACCGTTACTATGACGTGGCCTGAAACGGGTCTGCCCGATAGCTTGTTGAGCTCTCAGTACGACGACCTAATTGATGAAGAATTTCAGGTAAGTCGCACGGTTAATGGTGAAGGCGGTGATCTTGATGGTTTTGAGATTCAATACCAGCAGCCGCTGACCTTTTTACCCGGACCTGACTGGGTACGAAAGTTTGGCATACTCGCCAATCTCACATTTGTTGATTCCGAAATGACCTATGGTGAAGGCCGCGTGGGCCCACTGACAGGGCAGTCAGATGAGTCTGCAAACCTAACACTGTACTGGGAAGACGATGTTTTCAGTGCTCGTATTTCTACCGCGTACCGCAGTGAGTTTTATACTGATCTAAGTTCAAGCGATACAGACAAATGGCGCCAGATAGACGGCGCAACGTATGTCGACTTCTCTGCAAGTTACAATGTCAGTGAAAACCTCAAGCTAACCCTGGAAGGAATTAACCTTACCGATGAAACCACCGCTGAATATATGGATCCGTCAGTGATGCGCATTGTCACTGAACAAATTACAGGTCGTCAGTACTTTTTAGGTGTTAGCTATCGCATGTAA
- a CDS encoding rhamnogalacturonan acetylesterase yields the protein MFVLKNRNNLMFKPLIVVVLFFCTYVQAQDLTPVTLHLVGDSTMANKPNLAYPERGWGHLLPHFVSPELEIRNYATNGRSTRSFIDEGRWSSVLSEIKEGDYVLIQFGHNDQKKEDPVRYASPDKDYPAFLKRYIEEARTKGATPMLASSICRRHFSSDGKLERTLLEYAAAAKKVAKAEDVAFFPLNEKTCALLAETGDEESQKFFLQVPPDLYTRYPEGKIDNTHLNVIGASKVAQLFVRELKAQNHPLANYVYRETL from the coding sequence TTGTTCGTACTAAAAAACAGGAATAACCTCATGTTTAAGCCGCTCATAGTCGTCGTTTTATTTTTCTGCACCTACGTCCAGGCGCAAGATTTGACGCCTGTCACATTGCATTTGGTGGGCGACTCCACCATGGCAAATAAACCGAACCTTGCTTATCCGGAGCGTGGATGGGGGCATTTGCTGCCGCATTTTGTCTCCCCTGAACTTGAGATCCGTAATTATGCTACGAATGGCCGCAGTACACGCAGCTTTATTGATGAAGGGCGCTGGAGCAGTGTGTTGTCGGAAATAAAGGAAGGTGATTACGTGCTTATTCAATTTGGGCATAACGATCAGAAAAAAGAAGATCCTGTCCGTTATGCGTCACCTGATAAAGATTATCCGGCTTTCCTGAAGCGCTATATAGAAGAAGCCCGTACTAAGGGCGCAACTCCTATGCTCGCCAGTTCCATTTGTCGACGGCATTTTTCAAGCGATGGGAAGTTAGAGCGAACATTGCTTGAGTATGCGGCGGCTGCGAAAAAAGTTGCAAAGGCGGAAGACGTGGCATTCTTCCCCTTAAATGAAAAAACATGTGCATTGTTAGCAGAAACCGGTGACGAAGAAAGCCAGAAATTTTTCCTGCAGGTGCCGCCGGATCTTTACACCCGTTATCCTGAAGGAAAAATTGATAACACGCATCTTAATGTTATAGGGGCGTCTAAAGTTGCTCAATTATTTGTGCGGGAACTGAAGGCGCAAAACCATCCTCTTGCGAACTATGTTTACAGGGAAACGTTATGA
- a CDS encoding rhamnogalacturonan acetylesterase: MIKINQWRCVAVLALLFAPLVVAQEDAATILIAGDSTVQDVNPEKSAEVGWGQVLPELLADTNNAVTIDNHAKGGRSTRTFIAEKRWQALQEQVQPGDWVLIQFGHNDQAYDYPNRYTSPREYKSNLLTFVKEVKAKQGNAILITPVMRRYFDKNGHIRDAHGMYPELVKEVAKETATPLIDLAASSWQLYLQYGPEKSKMLFNYLKPGQHPKHPDGVEDDTHFSRAGALEIAKLVVAEAQAKSIQPFGSYFQEVEIEGIDFTKGRGF, encoded by the coding sequence ATGATAAAGATAAACCAATGGCGTTGTGTCGCTGTTCTTGCCCTTTTGTTTGCGCCGCTTGTTGTAGCGCAAGAGGATGCCGCAACAATCCTGATAGCGGGTGATTCTACCGTACAGGATGTAAATCCGGAAAAAAGCGCAGAGGTAGGCTGGGGACAAGTTCTTCCGGAACTCCTTGCCGACACAAATAACGCCGTCACTATTGATAACCATGCCAAAGGCGGTCGTAGCACACGCACTTTTATAGCCGAAAAACGTTGGCAGGCGCTTCAGGAACAAGTGCAGCCGGGAGATTGGGTGTTAATTCAGTTTGGCCATAACGATCAGGCTTATGATTATCCAAATCGCTACACCTCTCCACGGGAATATAAAAGTAATCTGCTGACGTTTGTTAAGGAAGTAAAAGCAAAGCAAGGCAATGCCATACTCATTACGCCGGTGATGCGCCGCTACTTTGATAAAAACGGCCATATTCGCGATGCGCATGGCATGTATCCTGAGCTGGTAAAAGAAGTGGCCAAAGAAACCGCTACGCCATTAATTGATCTTGCGGCATCAAGCTGGCAGTTGTATTTACAATACGGGCCAGAAAAGTCAAAAATGTTATTTAATTATTTAAAGCCGGGGCAGCACCCGAAACATCCAGATGGCGTTGAAGATGACACCCACTTCTCAAGAGCCGGCGCATTAGAAATTGCAAAGCTGGTGGTTGCCGAAGCGCAAGCGAAATCCATTCAACCGTTTGGCAGTTATTTTCAAGAAGTGGAAATAGAAGGTATCGATTTTACGAAAGGCAGGGGCTTTTAG
- a CDS encoding sugar kinase: MKKMVIFGECMVELVNRDQENLAKSFAGDTYNTAVYLKRCAKNISVQYFTAIGADFLSDEFLFRMGEEEIGTDYVYRCRARNLGLYMVRTDKHGERTFAYWRNGSAATQTLNTMTGKLVDVDMFYFSGISLAILDDAQREKLFVILDELKSQGCRIVFDPNYRERLWMNPEEARKWTDRAYSMADIAFPGGDDHLTLYGHTDTDAIFAHLAPFDIGEVVVKNGAIGVHVLQENAHYIVPVERVEKVVDTTAAGDAFNGGYLASRLSGGSITDAASFGAKVAATVISYPGAIMTKEAFFSHIAPQSA, from the coding sequence ATGAAAAAAATGGTGATATTTGGCGAATGCATGGTGGAGCTGGTAAACCGCGACCAGGAGAATCTGGCAAAAAGCTTCGCCGGTGACACCTACAACACTGCTGTTTATCTAAAACGTTGCGCAAAAAATATTTCCGTACAGTATTTTACCGCTATTGGCGCAGACTTTTTAAGTGACGAGTTTCTTTTTCGTATGGGCGAAGAAGAAATCGGCACCGACTACGTTTATCGCTGCAGAGCACGCAATTTAGGCTTGTATATGGTGCGCACAGACAAGCATGGCGAACGGACCTTCGCTTACTGGCGTAATGGCTCTGCCGCCACACAAACCCTGAATACCATGACCGGTAAGCTCGTTGATGTAGATATGTTCTATTTCAGCGGAATTTCACTGGCGATTCTGGACGATGCCCAACGGGAAAAGCTATTTGTTATTCTGGATGAATTAAAGTCCCAAGGTTGCCGCATCGTTTTCGATCCAAATTATCGGGAGCGTTTGTGGATGAACCCTGAAGAAGCGCGCAAATGGACCGATCGGGCGTACAGCATGGCGGATATCGCCTTTCCCGGCGGCGATGATCATCTAACCCTATATGGTCATACCGATACTGATGCTATTTTTGCACATTTAGCCCCCTTTGATATCGGCGAGGTTGTGGTAAAAAACGGCGCCATCGGCGTACATGTCCTTCAGGAAAACGCCCACTATATTGTTCCGGTTGAAAGGGTAGAGAAAGTTGTTGACACCACGGCTGCTGGTGATGCGTTTAACGGCGGTTATCTGGCTTCACGCTTAAGTGGTGGTAGTATTACCGACGCGGCAAGTTTCGGCGCAAAAGTCGCGGCAACAGTAATTAGTTACCCTGGTGCAATTATGACAAAAGAGGCTTTCTTCAGTCATATCGCTCCGCAGTCGGCTTGA
- the eda gene encoding bifunctional 4-hydroxy-2-oxoglutarate aldolase/2-dehydro-3-deoxy-phosphogluconate aldolase, giving the protein MYGIRNLLKGAPILPIVQADTVEQALAVAEAVKNSGLKNIEVVRRTAVAADAVTAIRQKFPELVVGMGTILTTSQIAEAKAAGSQFIVTPTVSPTLLQALVEAELPFIPGTANAADILMAAEFGVKELKFFPAHLNGGAPMLKALSSIFQNIVFCPTGGVTQQNMTEYLALPNVFAVGGSWMLPTEMVKAGNWQGLTDLCAQALSAFDNEAAA; this is encoded by the coding sequence ATGTACGGAATACGCAATCTTCTTAAGGGCGCACCGATTTTACCTATTGTGCAGGCCGATACTGTCGAGCAGGCGCTTGCCGTCGCTGAAGCAGTCAAGAACAGTGGGCTTAAAAATATAGAAGTGGTCAGACGCACAGCCGTTGCTGCAGACGCTGTCACCGCGATTCGTCAGAAATTTCCCGAACTGGTTGTGGGCATGGGGACCATTTTAACAACGTCTCAGATTGCCGAAGCCAAAGCCGCCGGCAGTCAGTTCATTGTTACGCCTACTGTCAGCCCCACGCTTTTGCAGGCGCTGGTAGAAGCTGAGTTACCTTTTATTCCCGGCACCGCGAATGCCGCGGATATTTTGATGGCCGCCGAATTCGGCGTAAAAGAGCTGAAGTTCTTTCCCGCTCACCTTAATGGTGGCGCACCTATGTTAAAAGCGCTTAGCAGTATCTTTCAGAATATCGTGTTTTGCCCTACTGGCGGAGTGACGCAGCAGAACATGACAGAATACCTTGCCCTGCCCAATGTATTTGCCGTAGGAGGCTCGTGGATGCTGCCCACGGAAATGGTTAAAGCGGGTAACTGGCAAGGCCTTACCGATTTATGCGCGCAGGCGTTAAGTGCATTTGATAATGAGGCCGCAGCATGA
- a CDS encoding mannitol dehydrogenase family protein: MARLNVQTLAQLPDSVKKPAYDLKTTGCGIVHIGPGAFHRAHQAVYTDLAMAHGGDWRIQAVSMRSRDLQEKLTEQDNLYALAVLDHQPYTQIVGALKNVFVLATDRAAIMEALGIANTHIITLTITEKGYCLNNQGELDTSHPDIRHDLEFVQEPVSAIGLLVAALSQRKKEAHCKLTIISCDNLSDNGTKLGAAVKAFASLLDANLADWIEQNICFPNTMVDSITPATDSELIERTEAELGVHDAWPIQREAFSQWVIEDKFSGPRPAWEKVGVTFTDDVHVFEKAKLRILNGTHSTLAYIGSLCGLDTVYAAINEPALEQFIRRLLTKEILPTIDAGDKLDVSAYADEIIQRYHNPHIRHMLAQIAWDGSQKLPFRILNTIRDRLTAKGAILHLCAPVAAWILFIAQRQQSGEKLTDPNAEKLLALAAEHQHNVTDFADAILNLQEVFAELSDNRQFRDTVHAQLATLKKLDKSNPADCLGAL; this comes from the coding sequence ATGGCAAGACTCAACGTGCAGACATTGGCGCAGCTCCCTGACTCTGTTAAAAAGCCTGCTTACGATTTAAAAACCACCGGCTGCGGTATCGTGCATATCGGCCCCGGCGCCTTTCATCGCGCTCATCAGGCGGTCTATACAGATCTCGCCATGGCACATGGGGGAGACTGGCGCATTCAGGCGGTGTCCATGCGCAGCCGCGATTTGCAGGAAAAACTTACCGAACAGGATAATCTATATGCGTTGGCAGTGCTGGATCACCAGCCTTACACGCAGATTGTGGGTGCATTAAAAAATGTGTTTGTGCTTGCCACTGATCGCGCAGCCATTATGGAAGCGCTTGGCATTGCAAACACTCACATCATCACCCTGACTATCACTGAAAAAGGTTATTGCCTGAATAATCAAGGAGAGCTGGATACTTCCCACCCTGATATTCGGCACGACCTGGAATTTGTGCAAGAGCCAGTTTCCGCCATTGGATTGTTAGTCGCCGCACTGAGTCAGCGTAAAAAGGAAGCGCACTGCAAACTGACTATCATCAGCTGCGACAACTTGTCTGATAACGGCACTAAACTAGGGGCTGCAGTTAAAGCCTTTGCCAGTTTACTTGATGCTAATCTGGCTGACTGGATTGAGCAAAATATCTGTTTTCCTAACACCATGGTAGACAGCATTACGCCCGCAACAGACAGCGAGTTAATCGAACGTACAGAAGCCGAATTAGGCGTGCACGATGCGTGGCCGATTCAACGGGAAGCCTTCAGCCAGTGGGTAATAGAAGATAAATTTAGCGGCCCTCGCCCTGCCTGGGAAAAGGTAGGCGTAACATTTACCGATGATGTACATGTTTTTGAAAAAGCGAAGTTGCGAATATTAAACGGCACTCACTCCACGTTGGCTTATATTGGCTCTTTATGCGGTTTAGACACGGTTTATGCGGCAATAAACGAACCGGCACTGGAGCAGTTTATCCGCCGTTTATTAACGAAGGAAATTCTGCCCACCATTGACGCAGGGGATAAACTCGATGTCAGTGCCTATGCTGATGAAATTATTCAGCGTTACCATAACCCTCATATTCGTCACATGCTCGCGCAGATTGCGTGGGACGGATCGCAGAAACTGCCTTTTAGAATCTTAAATACCATTCGCGATAGATTAACAGCAAAAGGCGCGATTTTGCACCTCTGTGCACCTGTCGCTGCATGGATCCTGTTTATTGCTCAACGTCAGCAGTCTGGCGAAAAACTCACCGACCCCAATGCAGAAAAATTGCTTGCACTGGCGGCAGAGCATCAACATAACGTAACTGATTTTGCAGACGCCATTTTGAACCTGCAGGAAGTGTTCGCAGAACTTTCTGACAATCGACAGTTTCGCGATACTGTTCATGCACAACTTGCCACACTGAAGAAACTTGATAAAAGCAATCCGGCGGATTGCCTGGGAGCATTGTAA
- the uxaC gene encoding glucuronate isomerase gives MRPILLHEDRLFPVDEKTRSIARALYQSVRDLPIISPHGHTDPSWFAKDSNFGNATELLIKPDHYVFRMLYSQGVPLESLGIPRWDGGESETDPRKIWQLLADHYYLFAATPSRMWLDTVFHNVFGMTDMLCSDNAMEYYDHITTELAKPEYKPRALMDRFNIEVIATTEGALDSLPHHSAIKGTGWDKRVITTFRPDDVVDASREDFVANIGKLGEMTGEDSHSWAGYLNALRKRREVFRDHGATATDHGHPTAATADLALQDCQALFDRVLTGKSSAQDQELFRAQMLTELAGMSVEDGMVMQIHPGSFRNHNEALFKKFGRDKGHDIPMQTDYVKSLQPLLNKYGNDPRLNIILFTLDETVYARELAPLAGHYPSLKLGPAWWFHDSPEGMLRFRHQVTETAGFYNTVGFNDDTRAFLSIPARHDVARRIDCRFLAQLVVEHRVSESEAAELAVQLSYKLAKKAYKLG, from the coding sequence ATGAGACCAATCTTGTTACACGAAGACAGACTTTTTCCTGTCGATGAAAAAACGCGCAGCATTGCTCGGGCTTTATATCAGTCTGTCCGTGATTTGCCAATCATCAGCCCTCATGGACACACCGATCCCAGCTGGTTTGCTAAGGATAGCAACTTTGGTAATGCCACCGAGCTGTTGATAAAACCCGATCATTATGTATTCAGAATGTTGTACAGCCAGGGCGTGCCTTTAGAAAGTCTGGGTATACCGCGCTGGGATGGCGGTGAATCTGAAACCGACCCCCGCAAAATCTGGCAACTACTGGCCGATCATTATTATCTTTTTGCGGCAACGCCCTCCAGAATGTGGCTCGACACTGTCTTTCACAATGTATTTGGCATGACGGACATGTTGTGTAGCGACAATGCCATGGAATATTACGACCATATCACCACCGAACTGGCCAAGCCTGAATACAAGCCTCGCGCGCTGATGGACCGGTTTAATATTGAAGTTATTGCCACTACTGAGGGAGCGTTGGATAGCTTGCCTCATCATAGCGCGATAAAAGGCACCGGTTGGGATAAGCGGGTAATTACCACCTTTCGTCCCGACGACGTGGTTGATGCCTCACGGGAAGATTTTGTTGCCAATATTGGCAAATTAGGTGAGATGACCGGTGAGGATTCCCACTCCTGGGCAGGTTACCTTAATGCGCTGCGTAAACGTCGGGAAGTATTCCGCGATCACGGCGCAACTGCCACCGATCATGGTCATCCTACTGCGGCGACCGCCGATTTAGCTTTGCAGGATTGTCAGGCCTTATTTGACCGTGTGTTAACCGGTAAATCCAGTGCGCAGGATCAAGAGCTTTTCCGCGCACAAATGCTGACTGAACTCGCCGGAATGAGTGTGGAAGACGGCATGGTAATGCAAATACATCCCGGTTCATTCCGTAATCATAACGAAGCACTATTTAAAAAGTTTGGCCGGGATAAAGGGCATGATATCCCAATGCAGACGGACTACGTGAAATCACTGCAACCTTTGCTCAATAAGTATGGCAACGATCCGCGCCTGAACATTATTCTATTTACGCTGGACGAAACCGTCTATGCCCGCGAATTAGCACCGCTGGCGGGGCATTATCCAAGCTTGAAGCTTGGTCCTGCCTGGTGGTTCCATGATAGCCCGGAAGGCATGCTGCGTTTTCGTCATCAGGTAACCGAAACTGCCGGGTTCTATAACACAGTGGGTTTCAACGACGATACTCGAGCATTCTTATCTATTCCTGCTCGCCATGATGTGGCTCGCCGCATTGATTGTCGTTTTCTGGCCCAGTTAGTGGTAGAGCATCGGGTAAGTGAATCTGAAGCCGCTGAGCTGGCTGTTCAGCTTTCTTACAAACTCGCCAAAAAGGCTTATAAACTGGGATAG
- a CDS encoding UxaA family hydrolase, which translates to MQELTQEQTKVIQVHPNDNVGVSTLALEAGTTIESLGVTLLSEIPAGHKIALTDLAQGDKVVKYGFPIGYVTEAVKAGEHIHSHNLKTLLSGQEEYVYAPQKQDALQNPPSDQASFMGYRRENGTVGIRNQVWIINTVGCVNRTAERIASECERRFSKECDGFRAFTHPFGCSQLGDDLNDTRAILAALASHPNAGAVLIVGLGCENNQLSSMLESVDKPANRIRYFNSQDVVDEIEEGISMVHEMLDVLSTDKREPIPASELVLGMKCGGSDAFSGITANPLVGRMTDLITQSGGTAILTETPEMFGAEQLLMNRAINEDVFKGIVKLVNDFKQYFLDHKQPVYENPSPGNKAGGLTTLEEKSLGAVQKGGQATVTSVLQYGQPVSTKGLSLLQAPGNDAVSATALAASGAHIVLFTTGRGTPLGFPVPTIKISSNPRIAKQKPHWIDFNAGQVLQGVDIDDCAAQLYQLCLSTASGQLTCNEKNGSHEIAIWKRGVTL; encoded by the coding sequence ATGCAAGAGCTGACACAAGAGCAAACGAAAGTTATTCAAGTTCATCCCAATGACAATGTGGGCGTGAGTACATTGGCGCTTGAGGCGGGCACTACCATTGAAAGCCTGGGAGTTACGCTGTTATCTGAAATTCCTGCCGGACATAAAATCGCCCTGACGGATCTTGCCCAGGGTGACAAGGTAGTGAAATATGGTTTTCCTATTGGTTACGTTACTGAAGCGGTAAAAGCTGGTGAGCACATCCACAGTCATAATTTAAAAACCTTATTAAGCGGGCAGGAAGAGTACGTGTATGCGCCGCAGAAGCAGGATGCGTTACAAAACCCACCTTCAGATCAAGCCAGTTTTATGGGTTATCGCCGGGAAAACGGGACAGTCGGAATTCGCAACCAGGTTTGGATCATTAATACCGTCGGCTGTGTTAACCGTACCGCTGAGCGAATTGCTTCAGAATGCGAACGACGGTTTTCCAAAGAATGCGATGGTTTTCGTGCCTTCACCCACCCTTTTGGCTGTTCGCAGCTAGGGGATGATCTAAACGACACCCGCGCTATCCTTGCAGCGCTGGCTTCCCACCCTAATGCGGGAGCCGTACTCATTGTGGGATTAGGCTGCGAAAACAATCAGCTATCCAGTATGTTGGAATCAGTGGACAAGCCCGCTAACCGCATTCGATATTTTAACTCGCAAGATGTTGTCGATGAAATTGAAGAAGGCATCAGCATGGTTCACGAGATGCTTGATGTGCTATCGACGGACAAACGCGAGCCCATTCCTGCCAGCGAATTAGTGTTGGGTATGAAGTGCGGTGGCAGCGACGCATTCAGCGGTATTACCGCTAATCCGTTGGTGGGTCGTATGACTGATCTCATTACCCAATCTGGTGGCACCGCCATTCTTACCGAAACTCCGGAAATGTTTGGCGCTGAACAACTGCTGATGAACCGCGCTATAAACGAAGACGTATTTAAAGGCATAGTGAAGCTGGTTAACGACTTCAAACAGTATTTTCTCGACCATAAGCAGCCTGTTTACGAAAATCCTTCTCCTGGCAATAAGGCCGGCGGCTTGACTACACTGGAAGAGAAATCTCTTGGTGCCGTACAAAAAGGCGGTCAGGCCACGGTTACCAGTGTGCTGCAATACGGGCAACCCGTCAGCACCAAAGGGCTGTCTCTTTTACAAGCACCAGGCAACGATGCAGTCAGCGCCACCGCGTTAGCGGCCAGCGGCGCACATATCGTGTTATTCACCACCGGGCGTGGTACACCGCTCGGGTTCCCTGTACCCACAATTAAAATATCGTCAAATCCTAGGATCGCAAAACAAAAACCACACTGGATTGACTTCAATGCGGGACAAGTGCTGCAAGGCGTTGATATTGACGACTGCGCAGCGCAACTGTACCAGTTATGCTTAAGTACGGCGTCAGGTCAGCTGACCTGTAATGAAAAAAACGGTAGTCACGAGATAGCCATCTGGAAGCGTGGCGTAACCTTATAA